CATCGACGAAGGGCCGGAGGCTCTGGAATTGGGCCTGGCCTAGATTCTTCTCCCGATTGCGAATGAGGGGGAACCGGGAGCACAATGAAGGCATGTCACACGTCCGCTACATCGAGGAACCGAAGCTTCGACGTCCCGTTCTGATCCTGGCCTTCGCTGGGTGGAACGACGCGTCCGAGGTCGCGACGACGTCCGTGAAGTTCCTGTCGACGCGATGGAAGGCGAAAAAGTTCGCTGACATCGACCCGGAGGAGTTCTACAACTTCGCGCGCGTTCGGCCGCACGTGCACATCGAAGAAGACTTTTCCCGCACCATCACGTGGCCGGAGAACACCTTCTACTACCACGTCGACCCGCTCCTGGATCGCGACTTTGTGCTGTTGTTGGGGATCGAGCCGAACCTGAAGTGGCGCACGTTCTGCGAGGAGGTGCTCCACGTCGCACACGAGGCGGGCGTCACCAGCATGCTTTCCCTCGGCGGACTGATCGCAGACGTGCCCCACACGCGCCCGCCGAGGCTGACGGCATTCTCATCCGATCCCGATCTGACCGCACGGTTCCCCGAGCTGGCGCTTCGGCGAAGCCGATACGAGGGCCCAACGGGGATCGTCGGCGTCCTGTCCGACGTATTCACCAAGTCGGGCATCCCGGTCGGGAGCATTTGGGGGAACGTTCCGCATTACATCTCGGCGTCTCCCAACCCGAAGGTGGCCCACTCGATCCTGTCGCGCTTGAACACCATTTACGGGCTCGGGCTGGAGCTGTCTGAGCTGGAGCGCGCCGGTCGCCGCTTCGAGCGGCAGGTGAACGAGGCTCTGTCCAATAATCCTGAGGTCCAGCAGTACGTCAGCCAGCTCGAGGCGCGCGAGGAGCCAACCGAGGAGGAAGCGCCTCCCCAGCGACAGGCCGAGGGCCCCGTCGACCTGCCG
Above is a window of Chloroflexota bacterium DNA encoding:
- a CDS encoding PAC2 family protein — its product is MSHVRYIEEPKLRRPVLILAFAGWNDASEVATTSVKFLSTRWKAKKFADIDPEEFYNFARVRPHVHIEEDFSRTITWPENTFYYHVDPLLDRDFVLLLGIEPNLKWRTFCEEVLHVAHEAGVTSMLSLGGLIADVPHTRPPRLTAFSSDPDLTARFPELALRRSRYEGPTGIVGVLSDVFTKSGIPVGSIWGNVPHYISASPNPKVAHSILSRLNTIYGLGLELSELERAGRRFERQVNEALSNNPEVQQYVSQLEAREEPTEEEAPPQRQAEGPVDLPRGEDIVRQLEEYLRQQATEKEEGNGDSS